CGTGTCTCTTCTCAGATTTGCCGCTCACTTGTAGCTTGTTGCCCACCTGTTTGACTGACAGCTCTTCAGGAGAAAAGTCTTTAGTGTCCAGCGTCAGAGCAAAACCATCTCCCTTCTTCTCAAGGTTCCAAGGAAGTGGATGAAGCTCCTCTGAAGCTGGGATTTGGTCAATCTCCTGGAAGATGTGGTGCTGAAGATTCTTCAGGAGCTCCAGACTGCTTGGCATACCTTCCATGTTTCTCAGCATAAGATCTGTGTGAATGTCCAGAGGTCGGACCTGAGGCCAGATACTGCGGACGGGCCAGTAGAAGTCCACAAAGGGGCTGAGGGAGGGCTGGAATCCGTGAAGGCTCAACATCTTCAGTGAGAGTCGGGAGTTCTTGCTGTGTCTACTACTCGTAGCGTAGCCTTGGATTTGTCTGTTTGGTTTCAGCACGTTGAGCTCTCACTGCTTTATACTGCCTCTTGAAGTTCCATGAAGTTCCTGAATATTCCAGTCAGTGCCAAAATGTACCACTGTGTGTCACCCTGGAGCATGGGGATGACGTCACAGAGATTCTAAATTTGGATTTGGTGAGCAATATGGATTCTTTGCATATTGGTTCACCAACTCACAGGAtacatttaaatgaaattgaTGTCATGTTTATGAACACTTATCATTAAACAGGTGATGTATTCAGGAAGGTGATTTTAAAAATACTCAGGCTAAAAACAAGCACggccatagtgaaatttgcaAACTGTACTGTGTCCTAAGACGTACATACATTTCATCAAGggtatatatttttgaaaaagaaatatatttatCATGATGGTAAACACATCTTTTTTCATATTTC
The Alosa alosa isolate M-15738 ecotype Scorff River chromosome 21, AALO_Geno_1.1, whole genome shotgun sequence genome window above contains:
- the LOC125286378 gene encoding heat shock protein 30-like, translated to MLSLHGFQPSLSPFVDFYWPVRSIWPQVRPLDIHTDLMLRNMEGMPSSLELLKNLQHHIFQEIDQIPASEELHPLPWNLEKKGDGFALTLDTKDFSPEELSVKQVGNKLQVSGKSEKRHEDGKGSFSYRVQAFRREFDLPEGVTPEAVTCSLAEGKLHIEAPGKQTPSISERVVPINCKTADSTEQLEKMTKEDNATDADEMKQ